A section of the Candidatus Binatia bacterium genome encodes:
- the bfr gene encoding bacterioferritin produces the protein MKGNPKLIELLNEVLTGELTGINQYFVHAKMCENWGYKRLYEKIRKESIEEMKHADELIERILYLEGVPNMQRLGKVRVGETVPEQLKLDLALEKEAVERLNRAIALAVEVGDNGTRELLESILTSEEEHIEWLEAQLHLLREVGEQNYLAQQIRD, from the coding sequence ATGAAGGGTAATCCCAAGCTCATCGAGTTACTGAACGAAGTCCTGACTGGCGAGCTCACCGGCATCAATCAGTATTTCGTCCATGCGAAAATGTGCGAGAACTGGGGCTACAAGCGCCTGTACGAAAAAATCCGTAAAGAATCCATCGAGGAAATGAAACACGCCGACGAACTGATCGAGCGTATCCTTTACCTCGAAGGCGTGCCCAACATGCAGCGATTGGGAAAAGTACGGGTCGGCGAGACTGTCCCGGAGCAACTCAAGTTGGACCTAGCCTTGGAAAAGGAGGCCGTCGAACGCTTGAATCGCGCCATCGCTTTAGCCGTGGAAGTGGGGGACAATGGTACTCGTGAGTTACTGGAGTCGATCCTGACCAGCGAGGAAGAACACATCGAATGGTTGGAGGCACAGCTCCACCTGCTTCGAGAAGTCGGGGAACAAAATTATCTCGCACAGCAAATTCGCGACTGA
- a CDS encoding ABC transporter permease, producing MEALVLASLLQTTVAMAVPLLFAALGELLVERAGVVNIGLEGMILMGAFASMLVAYTTGQPWLGVLAAAVAGATMGALLAVAMVGFGANQVVCGTALNLLALGASGVGYRGVFGVTGSALMVEGLHPVAVPWLEQVPVFGPAVFTQPLLGHLAFVLVPAVSWWLYRTLPGLRWRMAGEDPFAAAAQGVRVGKIRAAALIACGVLAGVAGSYLVLAYAKTFVEGMSAGRGFIALAIVIFGGWSPWGILGAASLFGFAIALQFHIQALGWAVPYQAALVLPYVLTLVVLAAHAGKNRAPAALGKETERS from the coding sequence ATGGAGGCGCTTGTTCTCGCAAGCCTGTTGCAAACGACTGTCGCCATGGCGGTTCCGCTGCTGTTCGCAGCGTTGGGCGAATTGCTGGTGGAGCGCGCCGGAGTGGTGAACATCGGACTCGAAGGCATGATTCTGATGGGCGCTTTCGCTTCGATGCTCGTCGCCTACACGACTGGCCAGCCTTGGTTGGGCGTCCTCGCTGCCGCGGTGGCCGGGGCAACCATGGGTGCCTTGCTGGCCGTGGCCATGGTCGGTTTCGGTGCAAACCAGGTTGTATGTGGAACCGCGCTCAATCTGCTCGCTTTAGGGGCGAGCGGGGTGGGATACCGCGGTGTGTTTGGGGTGACCGGTAGTGCTTTGATGGTGGAGGGCCTTCACCCGGTTGCGGTACCTTGGCTGGAGCAGGTGCCGGTTTTCGGACCCGCGGTTTTTACCCAGCCGCTTCTGGGGCATCTTGCCTTTGTACTGGTGCCTGCGGTTTCGTGGTGGTTGTATCGCACCCTTCCAGGCCTACGATGGCGCATGGCGGGCGAGGATCCCTTTGCTGCTGCGGCGCAGGGGGTTCGGGTAGGAAAGATCCGCGCGGCCGCTTTGATTGCGTGTGGGGTTTTGGCGGGCGTGGCTGGCAGTTATTTGGTGCTCGCGTATGCCAAGACGTTTGTCGAAGGTATGTCTGCGGGCAGGGGCTTCATTGCCTTGGCAATCGTGATTTTCGGGGGTTGGTCCCCATGGGGTATTTTGGGGGCGGCAAGCTTATTCGGTTTTGCGATTGCCTTGCAGTTCCACATCCAGGCGCTGGGATGGGCGGTACCGTATCAAGCCGCGCTGGTCCTCCCTTACGTCCTGACACTCGTGGTCCTGGCTGCTCATGCCGGGAAGAATCGCGCTCCGGCTGCGTTAGGAAAGGAAACGGAACGGTCGTGA
- a CDS encoding cation efflux system protein, producing the protein MGLSNARATRSHGSPRELLTLSPTTAILRLALPTMSVMVAAAVSNILYTYYVSRLGPEALAAVSLVFPITLIAITAVGGGLGAGTASAISRALGRGQLGLANRIAGEGFKLSVISGLVFGGVVCATAAPVFTLLGGRGVVLDQAVAFARVLFGGAAISFAAAILDNILRAAGDSRTPAAWATASLVLQLFLTPAFMFWLDWGLLGAAFATLAAQLFTVLPRLYTLTLRQGRLGLRLQFSGGGYESAVEILRVATPSALSTFSNYVGLLVLTGVVARFGDRYLAAYGLGTRLDFVLLSLNYGFAVAVLTLVGMAVGASELQRAQRYVLHAGLLTGTTLGLLAVLLTLYPNLWLARFTRDPEVLAVGRDYLHWVAPTYPFVGWSMLCGFAFQATGRASLPMFWTLARVSLVVAAALVCVRVLNLPAWTIFACVAAGNVSSAIVLGWLLMRNLEPLRRPAAHVGHSFSSNPP; encoded by the coding sequence ATGGGTCTCTCGAACGCCCGCGCTACGCGATCGCACGGTTCGCCACGTGAGCTCCTGACATTATCGCCCACCACCGCAATTCTGCGCCTCGCCCTTCCCACCATGTCTGTGATGGTCGCGGCTGCCGTGTCCAACATTCTGTATACGTACTACGTGAGCCGCCTCGGCCCGGAAGCCTTGGCCGCAGTGTCGCTCGTTTTTCCCATCACGTTGATTGCCATTACCGCGGTCGGCGGCGGTTTGGGGGCAGGAACAGCCTCAGCCATCTCTCGAGCCCTGGGCAGAGGTCAACTTGGTTTGGCCAATCGAATCGCTGGGGAGGGCTTCAAGCTCTCCGTGATATCCGGGCTCGTGTTCGGTGGCGTCGTATGTGCGACCGCAGCCCCCGTCTTTACCTTGCTGGGCGGGCGCGGAGTGGTTTTGGACCAAGCAGTGGCATTTGCTCGGGTGTTGTTCGGTGGGGCTGCAATCTCCTTCGCGGCTGCCATTCTCGACAACATCCTGCGCGCTGCGGGGGACAGTCGCACCCCGGCAGCGTGGGCCACTGCTTCGTTGGTCTTGCAATTGTTTCTCACCCCAGCGTTCATGTTCTGGCTCGATTGGGGCCTCCTGGGAGCCGCTTTCGCAACATTGGCGGCGCAACTTTTCACCGTACTGCCGCGGCTGTACACGCTGACATTGCGGCAAGGCCGCCTGGGCTTGCGCCTGCAATTCTCGGGAGGGGGATACGAGTCGGCCGTAGAAATCTTGCGAGTGGCTACCCCGTCTGCACTGTCCACGTTCTCGAACTACGTGGGTTTGCTGGTACTCACCGGCGTCGTGGCTCGGTTTGGTGACCGATATCTGGCAGCGTATGGCCTGGGAACCCGACTCGACTTCGTTCTCCTCTCGCTCAACTATGGCTTCGCTGTCGCCGTGCTCACCCTCGTGGGTATGGCTGTGGGTGCCTCGGAGCTTCAGCGAGCTCAAAGGTACGTCCTGCATGCAGGGCTCCTGACCGGCACCACATTAGGGCTGCTCGCTGTTCTGCTCACCCTCTACCCGAATTTGTGGCTCGCTCGCTTTACGCGTGACCCAGAAGTTCTCGCCGTGGGCCGGGACTACCTGCACTGGGTCGCACCGACTTACCCATTTGTCGGATGGAGCATGCTCTGTGGATTTGCCTTCCAAGCGACGGGAAGAGCTTCGCTCCCGATGTTCTGGACGCTGGCTCGTGTGAGCCTGGTCGTCGCCGCGGCTCTGGTGTGCGTACGCGTGCTGAACCTCCCCGCTTGGACAATCTTTGCCTGCGTGGCGGCGGGCAATGTGTCGTCAGCCATTGTTTTGGGCTGGCTACTGATGCGCAACCTAGAGCCATTGCGACGCCCAGCGGCACACGTGGGGCACTCCTTCTCCAGCAACCCGCCATGA
- a CDS encoding N-acetyltransferase — protein MQPRWQLFGQRLRLRPLMLADAADVFAYASDPCVTEFLEWKTHQALSDSIAFIEQSRSVHWHGITFAVELLGADRVIGTVELRVTSRAQALGDIGYVLARPFWGQGYNLEAGAMLLFYAFRIEGLRRVSARCSPRNRRSARTLEKLGMRQQPMAAVRSVGAGIRSDLEYSLTNVEWARHPIHLFWRENIRWTRAGG, from the coding sequence ATGCAGCCGCGCTGGCAGTTGTTCGGGCAACGTCTGCGCTTGCGTCCGCTGATGTTGGCCGATGCGGCCGATGTCTTCGCTTACGCGAGCGACCCGTGCGTCACGGAGTTCCTTGAGTGGAAAACCCATCAGGCGCTGTCGGACAGTATCGCTTTCATAGAGCAAAGCCGGTCAGTGCATTGGCACGGCATCACGTTCGCCGTCGAACTGCTTGGGGCCGACCGCGTGATCGGCACTGTAGAGCTGCGCGTGACGAGTCGCGCGCAAGCGCTCGGGGACATCGGGTATGTTTTAGCTCGCCCGTTTTGGGGGCAAGGCTACAACCTCGAAGCGGGCGCGATGCTGCTGTTTTATGCGTTTCGGATCGAGGGCTTGCGGCGGGTGTCCGCTCGTTGCTCCCCGAGAAATCGCCGCTCTGCAAGAACCTTGGAAAAGCTGGGTATGCGCCAGCAACCAATGGCGGCGGTGCGCAGCGTGGGAGCGGGAATTCGTTCCGATCTGGAATATTCGTTGACGAACGTGGAGTGGGCTCGCCACCCGATACACCTCTTTTGGCGGGAGAACATTCGGTGGACCAGGGCGGGCGGGTGA
- a CDS encoding aspartate-semialdehyde dehydrogenase, which produces MKKRVAIVGATGIAGQQAVVALQGHPWFEIAVLAASERSAGKTYADALRDEKTGARRWWCTEEPDDGVLRMPVHDAASLDLRGIDFVLSCVESDVARELEPRFARTTPVISNASAFRYEEDVPILVPGVNLEHARLLEVQRKRRGWDGFITPLPNCTTTGLVITLKPLFDRFGLERVVMTSMQGISGAGRSPGVLGLDIVDNIIPFIAGEEEKVARETGKILGRLGEGGIAPAVFPVSATCTRAAVLEGHTEAVVVGLGSRANLAEVTECWREFGRDFVNLGLPSAPKKMITVHEDPFRPQPRLDRDADGGMTTHVGRIREDSAFPNGWRYILLSHNTKMGAAKGAVLVAEYLAMEKYI; this is translated from the coding sequence ATGAAAAAACGAGTCGCCATTGTGGGAGCCACCGGTATTGCGGGACAGCAGGCCGTGGTGGCGCTGCAAGGTCATCCTTGGTTTGAAATTGCCGTGCTTGCGGCCTCCGAACGATCAGCCGGCAAGACCTACGCCGATGCTCTGCGGGACGAAAAAACGGGCGCCCGTCGCTGGTGGTGCACCGAGGAGCCCGATGATGGGGTGCTGCGCATGCCCGTGCACGATGCGGCGTCGCTCGATCTTCGCGGAATCGATTTCGTACTGAGTTGCGTCGAGTCCGACGTTGCCCGCGAACTGGAGCCGAGGTTTGCGCGAACGACACCGGTCATTAGCAACGCCTCTGCCTTCCGGTACGAAGAGGATGTACCCATTCTTGTTCCCGGCGTGAACTTGGAACACGCCCGGCTTTTGGAAGTCCAGCGGAAGCGCCGTGGGTGGGACGGATTCATCACGCCTCTGCCGAACTGCACTACCACGGGCCTGGTCATTACGCTCAAACCTCTTTTCGATCGCTTCGGCCTGGAACGGGTGGTGATGACCTCCATGCAAGGAATATCTGGTGCCGGGCGTTCCCCAGGTGTGCTCGGCTTGGACATCGTGGACAATATCATCCCATTCATTGCCGGCGAGGAAGAGAAGGTGGCTCGCGAGACGGGAAAGATTCTCGGCCGGTTGGGGGAAGGGGGGATCGCGCCTGCAGTGTTTCCTGTGAGCGCTACGTGCACGCGCGCCGCGGTCCTCGAGGGCCACACGGAGGCTGTGGTGGTGGGGCTTGGTTCTCGGGCGAACTTAGCGGAGGTGACCGAGTGCTGGCGCGAGTTTGGCCGAGACTTTGTGAATTTGGGGTTGCCTTCGGCCCCGAAAAAAATGATCACGGTGCACGAAGATCCGTTCCGGCCGCAGCCGCGACTGGACCGTGACGCCGACGGCGGCATGACGACGCACGTGGGCCGCATCCGGGAGGACTCCGCTTTTCCGAACGGATGGCGTTACATCCTCCTTTCCCATAACACCAAGATGGGGGCAGCAAAGGGTGCGGTTTTGGTTGCTGAGTACCTGGCGATGGAGAAATACATCTAG